The Helicobacter ganmani genome includes a window with the following:
- a CDS encoding NAD+ synthase, whose amino-acid sequence MKDFEQIRQNLVQFIATEVQARGFQFVVFGLSGGVDSAVVARLCQLAFPNNHQALLMPSKQSSQTSLTHALELCKKFNISYQILQLHQPQSAFEATLQGLDSTPLRLGNLCARLRMICLYDYAFTHNALVIGTSNKSEILLGYGTIFGDLACAINPIGNLYKTEIYELARVLGVPQTILEKAPSADLYEGQSDEKELGFPYAILDRIMLLLDKGAKDDEILQQNLPREALRLVKERISHFDFKRKMPEIANI is encoded by the coding sequence ATGAAAGATTTTGAACAAATCCGACAAAATCTTGTCCAATTTATTGCAACCGAAGTTCAAGCAAGAGGATTTCAATTCGTTGTTTTTGGGTTAAGCGGTGGCGTTGATTCTGCAGTCGTTGCACGTCTTTGTCAGCTTGCTTTTCCAAACAATCATCAAGCCCTTTTAATGCCCTCCAAACAATCCTCCCAAACAAGCCTAACCCACGCATTAGAACTCTGTAAAAAATTTAATATTTCCTATCAGATTCTACAACTCCACCAACCACAAAGTGCTTTTGAAGCAACTTTGCAAGGATTAGATTCTACGCCCTTGCGATTAGGGAATCTTTGTGCGAGATTGCGTATGATTTGTCTCTACGACTACGCTTTTACACATAATGCTTTAGTGATTGGCACAAGCAATAAAAGTGAGATTTTGCTTGGCTATGGCACAATCTTTGGTGACTTAGCCTGCGCAATAAATCCTATCGGCAATCTCTATAAAACAGAAATTTATGAACTTGCGCGTGTTTTAGGGGTTCCGCAAACTATCCTAGAAAAAGCACCAAGTGCGGATTTGTATGAGGGACAGAGTGATGAGAAGGAATTGGGTTTTCCTTATGCAATCTTAGACAGAATTATGCTACTATTAGACAAAGGCGCAAAAGACGATGAAATCTTGCAACAAAATCTACCACGAGAGGCGTTAAGATTGGTCAAAGAGAGAATTTCTCACTTTGATTTTAAGCGCAAAATGCCAGAAATTGCAAATATTTAA